The following proteins come from a genomic window of Streptomyces sp. NBC_00539:
- a CDS encoding transglycosylase domain-containing protein, producing the protein MNDQSLPPGWTPRDPDTPGANAGPPPEKAPGPPAEPQTGRNRNRKRTGWRRAFPTWRMLLGGILLIALLIGGALIAGYLLVDIPPANATATAQSNLYLYADGSQLARDGEVNRVNVALSQIPRTVQETVLAAEDRDFYSERAVDPKAMLRAAWNTLAGKGTQSGSTITQQYVKNYYLGQEQTVRRKAKEFFIAIKLGREKSKDYILEGYLNTSYFGRNAYGIQAAAQAYYGKDVGKLTTTEGAYLATLLNSPGAFDVVAHPQGRGRALARWNYVLDGMVKKGWMTPAERAAARFPEPGKIRPAAGLSGQRGYLVEAVKDYIVEHKIVDDKTLSEGGFRITTTIDKRRQNAIVAAAEAQLISRLDPQTHKADRVVRAGGASIDPTTGKVVAMYGGLDYTKQYVNNATRHDYQVASTFKPFVFASAVDNDARTQDGRRITPNTLYNGDNKRRVIGTRIPYAPENEGQQSYGDITVNTATDLSVNTVFAQMVVDVGTDKVKRTAIALGIPEDTPNFDPGPAMALGTLQASVLDMTQAYATLADHGRHTPYTLVDKISKGDENVQLPDRAPRQAVSREAADTTTSMLVSVVDNGTGTAALAAGRPAAGKTGTAELDRSAWFAAYTPDLVTVVSVMGQDPDTGALESLYGALGEDRLGGGGYPARIWAQYTKTALAGSDPLDFDLELQPGAVPSPPPFTPTNPEQPPGTTPLPPVPPSRPGRPHRPTRPTGGQDQGGQDGGETTAGQDTGGQTDGGRTDGGRGDAGTDSGTTTGTTAGNTTGTGTSTGTGTGTGGTLAGTTAGVLGGIDAGRRSRPPSRYLE; encoded by the coding sequence TCGCCGGCTACCTCCTGGTCGACATCCCGCCCGCCAACGCCACCGCCACCGCCCAGTCCAACCTCTACCTCTACGCCGACGGCTCCCAGCTCGCCCGCGACGGCGAGGTCAACCGCGTCAACGTCGCACTCTCACAGATCCCCCGAACGGTGCAGGAGACGGTACTGGCGGCGGAAGACCGGGACTTCTACTCCGAACGGGCGGTGGACCCGAAGGCGATGCTGCGCGCCGCCTGGAACACGCTCGCCGGCAAAGGCACCCAGTCCGGCTCCACCATCACCCAGCAGTACGTCAAGAACTACTACTTGGGCCAGGAACAGACGGTCCGGCGCAAAGCCAAGGAATTCTTCATCGCGATCAAACTCGGACGCGAGAAGTCGAAGGACTACATCCTCGAGGGATACCTGAACACCAGCTACTTCGGCCGCAACGCCTACGGCATCCAGGCCGCCGCCCAGGCCTACTACGGCAAGGACGTCGGCAAACTCACCACCACCGAGGGCGCCTACCTCGCCACCCTCCTCAACTCCCCCGGCGCATTCGACGTCGTCGCCCACCCGCAAGGCCGCGGCCGCGCCCTCGCCCGCTGGAACTACGTCCTCGACGGCATGGTCAAGAAGGGCTGGATGACCCCCGCCGAACGCGCGGCCGCCCGCTTCCCCGAACCCGGGAAGATCCGCCCCGCCGCCGGCCTCTCCGGGCAGCGCGGCTACCTCGTCGAAGCCGTCAAGGACTACATCGTCGAACACAAGATCGTCGACGACAAGACGCTCTCCGAAGGCGGCTTCCGCATCACCACCACCATCGACAAGCGCCGCCAGAACGCCATCGTCGCCGCCGCGGAAGCACAGCTGATCAGCAGACTCGACCCGCAGACCCACAAGGCCGACCGGGTGGTCCGGGCCGGCGGCGCCTCCATCGACCCCACCACCGGAAAGGTCGTCGCGATGTACGGCGGCCTCGACTACACCAAGCAGTACGTCAACAACGCCACCCGGCACGACTACCAAGTGGCCTCGACCTTCAAGCCGTTCGTCTTCGCGTCCGCCGTCGACAACGACGCCCGCACCCAGGACGGCCGCCGCATCACCCCCAACACCCTCTACAACGGCGACAACAAACGCCGCGTCATCGGGACCCGGATCCCCTACGCGCCCGAGAACGAGGGCCAGCAGTCGTACGGGGACATCACCGTCAACACCGCCACCGACCTCTCCGTCAACACCGTGTTCGCCCAGATGGTCGTCGACGTCGGCACGGACAAGGTCAAGCGGACCGCCATCGCCCTCGGCATCCCCGAGGACACCCCCAACTTCGACCCCGGACCGGCCATGGCGCTCGGCACCCTCCAAGCCAGCGTGCTCGACATGACCCAGGCCTACGCGACACTCGCCGATCACGGCCGCCACACCCCGTACACCCTCGTGGACAAGATCAGCAAGGGCGACGAGAACGTCCAGCTGCCCGACCGCGCCCCGCGCCAGGCCGTCAGCCGCGAAGCCGCCGACACCACCACCTCCATGCTGGTCAGCGTCGTCGACAACGGCACCGGCACCGCCGCCCTCGCGGCCGGCCGCCCGGCGGCGGGCAAGACCGGCACCGCGGAACTCGACCGCTCCGCCTGGTTCGCCGCGTACACCCCCGACCTGGTCACGGTGGTCTCCGTGATGGGCCAGGACCCCGACACCGGCGCCCTCGAATCCCTGTACGGGGCACTGGGCGAAGACCGCCTCGGCGGCGGCGGGTACCCGGCCAGGATCTGGGCCCAGTACACGAAGACGGCCCTGGCCGGCAGCGACCCCCTCGACTTCGACCTGGAACTCCAGCCGGGCGCGGTCCCCTCCCCGCCCCCCTTCACCCCGACCAACCCCGAGCAGCCCCCGGGCACCACCCCCCTCCCTCCCGTCCCGCCCAGCCGACCCGGCCGCCCGCACCGTCCCACGCGCCCCACGGGCGGACAGGACCAGGGCGGACAGGACGGCGGCGAAACCACGGCGGGCCAGGACACGGGCGGGCAGACCGACGGCGGCCGCACGGACGGCGGCCGGGGCGACGCCGGCACCGACAGCGGAACCACCACCGGCACCACCGCCGGAAACACCACGGGAACGGGCACGAGCACGGGCACGGGAACCGGCACGGGCGGGACCCTCGCGGGCACCACCGCCGGAGTCCTGGGCGGCATCGACGCGGGCCGCCGCTCCCGCCCCCCGTCGCGCTACCTCGAATAG